The following proteins are encoded in a genomic region of Paenibacillus sp. FSL R7-0273:
- the uraA gene encoding uracil permease — MQREIQVNEKLPLGPGFLLSLQHLFAMFGSTVLVPNLFGVDPGMILLMNGIGTLLYILICRGKIPAYLGSSFAFISPVLSVLGKYEGDHQHGYSLALGAFIVTGVIFILVALIVRYAGTGWIDVVFPPAAMGAIVATIGLELVPVAARMSGLIAPEGVTDWTPDGKAITLSLVTLGVTVIGSVMFRGFPKIIHILIGIVTGYVLAYIMGQVNTGAIGDASFLSYPTITTPSFDLQVILTIIPVSLVVIVEHIGHLLVTSNIVGKDLTKDPGLDRSLFGNGISTILSGFVGSTPNTTYGENIGVMALTKVYSVFVIGGAAIIAILMSFSGTFSSVIANIPQPVMGGVSLLLFGVIAASGLRIFVEQKVDFSKASNMILATLVLVVGISGISLNIAGVELKGMALATIVGIVLSLFFKLIEVLGLSNEQESEKSAH; from the coding sequence TTGCAACGCGAAATTCAAGTTAACGAGAAACTCCCGCTAGGCCCTGGCTTTCTGCTGAGCCTCCAGCATTTGTTCGCCATGTTCGGCAGCACCGTGCTTGTTCCTAATCTGTTCGGGGTAGATCCCGGCATGATCCTGCTGATGAACGGTATCGGTACACTGCTATATATTCTGATCTGCCGCGGTAAAATTCCGGCCTATCTTGGGTCAAGCTTTGCTTTTATCTCACCGGTGCTGAGTGTGCTCGGCAAATATGAGGGAGATCATCAGCATGGATATTCGCTTGCACTGGGCGCGTTTATCGTTACCGGCGTTATCTTTATTCTTGTCGCATTAATCGTCCGTTATGCCGGAACCGGCTGGATTGATGTTGTTTTCCCTCCCGCAGCCATGGGTGCTATCGTAGCAACAATCGGACTCGAGCTGGTACCGGTAGCTGCACGCATGTCGGGACTGATCGCTCCTGAGGGCGTTACTGACTGGACTCCGGACGGCAAGGCTATTACACTTTCTCTGGTCACGCTGGGCGTTACCGTTATCGGTTCCGTAATGTTCCGGGGCTTCCCAAAAATCATTCATATCCTCATCGGTATCGTTACCGGTTATGTATTGGCCTACATTATGGGCCAGGTAAACACCGGAGCTATTGGCGACGCCAGCTTCCTATCCTATCCGACAATTACTACCCCTTCCTTCGATTTGCAGGTTATTTTGACTATTATTCCTGTATCGCTTGTTGTTATTGTTGAGCATATCGGCCATCTGCTTGTAACCAGCAATATCGTCGGTAAGGACCTGACTAAAGATCCCGGTCTGGACCGGTCCCTGTTCGGTAACGGGATCTCGACTATACTGTCCGGTTTCGTAGGCTCCACACCTAACACCACTTACGGTGAAAATATCGGCGTTATGGCTTTGACCAAGGTATACTCGGTGTTCGTCATCGGCGGAGCAGCTATTATTGCCATTCTGATGTCATTCTCGGGAACCTTCTCCTCTGTTATTGCTAATATCCCGCAGCCGGTTATGGGCGGCGTCTCCCTGCTGCTGTTCGGAGTAATTGCCGCATCCGGCCTGCGCATTTTTGTAGAGCAAAAGGTTGATTTCTCCAAAGCAAGCAACATGATTCTGGCTACACTGGTGCTGGTTGTCGGTATCAGCGGCATCTCGCTTAACATTGCCGGCGTAGAGCTCAAAGGTATGGCCCTGGCTACTATCGTGGGTATCGTTCTGTCCCTGTTCTTCAAGCTGATCGAAGTTCTGGGCCTGTCGAACGAGCAGGAGTCAGAGAAATCCGCACACTAA
- a CDS encoding adenine phosphoribosyltransferase, with translation MDFKNNIRVIEDFPQPGISFKDITTLLKDGEAYRAAIDELKALVSHLNIDVIAGPEARGFVVGAPLAYALGVGFVPIRKSGKLPYETIEVGYDLEYGKDTLAVHTDAIKPGQNVLIADDLLATGGTIATSVSLVEQLGGKVVGAAFLIELVQLAGRNKLSDIEVVSLLTYED, from the coding sequence TTGGATTTTAAAAACAATATTCGTGTAATTGAAGATTTCCCGCAGCCGGGAATCAGCTTTAAAGATATTACTACCTTGCTCAAGGACGGCGAGGCTTACCGCGCAGCCATTGATGAGCTCAAAGCGCTGGTATCTCATCTGAACATTGATGTCATCGCCGGACCGGAAGCGCGCGGCTTTGTAGTCGGTGCTCCGCTGGCATATGCACTGGGCGTCGGCTTTGTGCCAATTCGTAAAAGCGGCAAGCTCCCGTACGAAACCATTGAGGTAGGCTATGACCTGGAATACGGTAAGGATACACTTGCTGTTCATACCGATGCCATCAAGCCTGGACAAAATGTGCTGATCGCAGATGACCTGCTGGCTACCGGCGGAACGATCGCCACCTCTGTAAGCCTGGTTGAGCAGCTGGGCGGCAAGGTTGTCGGTGCAGCCTTCCTGATCGAGCTGGTGCAGCTGGCAGGCCGCAACAAGCTGTCTGACATCGAAGTTGTATCCCTGCTGACTTACGAAGACTAA
- the recJ gene encoding single-stranded-DNA-specific exonuclease RecJ encodes MLHSKTRWNSPAADPDQVRELARSLSVSPLLSSLLVTRGFTAPDEALLFMDGGADDSHDPFLLKGMTEAVPRIRKALQEEEHILVYGDYDADGVSSTSLMIYLLRHLGASFDIYIPHRSNEGYGLHNHALDWAVQQGVSLVITVDTGISAVQQIAYASELGIDVIVTDHHEPPVLLPEAFALINPKQHDCPYPFKGLAGVGVAYKLAEALLDGKVPEEWTEIVAIGTVADLMPLLDENRSLVRKGLASMRRSPFPGVRALLEVGGITMNTVSAVNIAFGVAPRINASGRLDHAGRAVALLTTADSSEAGQLASELDLLNKERQMVVERIVAEATDKLVREIGDGRPPDIIVLADQGWNVGVVGIVASKLLERYYRPVIILDIHPETGMCKGSARSIPGLDIYEALTSCAGLMDHYGGHPAAAGMSLHRDNLEAFAAALNEYAAGVLTPEDLIPVTAADGETEVSGLTLQAAFELDRLAPFGMSNPLPKFIVRGAEVKETRKMGQDGKHLKLVLQQGRHTIEAVAFGKGPLADLLPGGTLIDVLAELSVNEWNGSRKPQLMLQDLAVPEAQLLDLRGSADAVKRAAQLKEVLQLYSGNTPFTAAAVFQNSRQSPLTELKGMSLWIYDEAGGITALPHGQAEHNGSVSLLCLLDMPETPEQLDALLTAFPQAENIVLLHALLDGRDRLQVPTRDHFKILYKLLASIAATAVPEREVLLRLSRQSSLSVRMLGRMLDVFEELEFIERTGGMVVFVPAPAAKSLSASRHFVRLGQTAEMEQYFLDGSARELESWMLARRQGVS; translated from the coding sequence TTGCTTCATTCAAAAACAAGATGGAATTCTCCGGCAGCCGATCCCGATCAAGTGCGGGAGCTGGCCCGGAGCCTTTCTGTTTCACCGCTCCTTTCCTCTTTACTTGTAACCAGGGGCTTCACTGCGCCGGACGAGGCGCTGTTGTTCATGGACGGCGGGGCAGATGACAGTCATGACCCGTTCCTGCTTAAGGGGATGACAGAAGCGGTACCGCGAATCAGAAAAGCACTGCAGGAAGAGGAGCACATCCTGGTGTACGGCGATTATGATGCTGACGGGGTATCCAGTACCTCGCTGATGATCTATCTGCTGCGCCATCTGGGCGCTTCCTTTGATATTTATATTCCGCACCGTTCCAATGAAGGCTACGGGCTGCATAATCATGCGCTGGACTGGGCGGTTCAGCAGGGTGTTTCACTGGTCATTACCGTAGACACCGGAATCAGTGCAGTCCAGCAGATAGCTTATGCCTCTGAGCTGGGAATTGATGTGATTGTAACAGATCACCATGAACCTCCCGTGCTCCTGCCCGAAGCTTTTGCTTTGATCAATCCCAAGCAGCATGATTGTCCTTATCCGTTCAAGGGCCTGGCCGGAGTAGGCGTAGCCTACAAGCTTGCTGAGGCTTTGCTTGACGGTAAAGTGCCTGAGGAATGGACCGAGATCGTAGCAATCGGCACCGTAGCGGATCTGATGCCGCTGCTGGATGAGAACCGCAGCCTGGTGCGCAAAGGGCTGGCCAGCATGCGGAGATCGCCGTTTCCCGGTGTTCGGGCGCTGCTTGAGGTCGGCGGCATAACGATGAATACTGTCAGTGCAGTAAATATTGCATTTGGTGTGGCGCCGCGGATTAACGCCAGCGGCCGTCTCGATCATGCTGGCCGGGCAGTAGCCCTGCTGACTACAGCTGACAGCAGCGAGGCCGGACAGCTTGCCAGTGAGCTTGATCTGCTCAACAAGGAACGCCAGATGGTTGTTGAACGGATTGTAGCCGAAGCTACAGATAAGCTTGTCCGGGAGATTGGTGACGGCCGGCCGCCGGATATCATCGTGCTGGCTGATCAAGGCTGGAATGTCGGCGTTGTCGGAATTGTAGCCTCCAAGCTGCTTGAACGGTATTATCGTCCGGTTATAATCCTTGATATCCATCCGGAGACCGGGATGTGCAAGGGCTCTGCCCGCTCCATTCCCGGTCTGGATATTTATGAAGCGCTGACTTCCTGCGCCGGCTTAATGGATCATTACGGCGGCCATCCGGCTGCTGCCGGGATGAGTCTGCACCGCGACAATCTTGAAGCCTTTGCAGCTGCCCTGAATGAATATGCAGCCGGAGTATTGACACCGGAGGATCTGATTCCGGTAACCGCTGCTGATGGTGAGACGGAGGTGTCCGGTCTCACGCTGCAGGCGGCATTTGAGCTGGACCGGCTGGCCCCGTTCGGCATGTCCAATCCGCTGCCCAAGTTTATTGTGCGCGGAGCAGAAGTGAAGGAGACCCGCAAAATGGGACAGGACGGCAAGCACCTTAAGCTGGTCCTGCAGCAGGGCCGGCATACCATCGAGGCTGTAGCCTTCGGCAAGGGTCCGCTGGCTGATCTGCTGCCGGGCGGGACTTTAATTGATGTGCTAGCCGAGCTGTCTGTCAATGAGTGGAACGGCTCCCGCAAGCCGCAGCTCATGCTTCAGGATCTGGCTGTGCCTGAGGCGCAGCTGCTGGATCTGCGCGGCTCAGCCGATGCTGTAAAGCGGGCTGCCCAGCTCAAGGAGGTGCTGCAGCTGTATAGCGGCAATACACCTTTTACAGCAGCAGCTGTATTTCAGAACAGCCGGCAGTCGCCGCTCACTGAGCTGAAAGGCATGTCACTGTGGATTTATGATGAGGCTGGGGGGATTACAGCTCTTCCTCATGGACAAGCTGAGCATAACGGAAGTGTCTCCCTGCTCTGTCTGCTGGACATGCCGGAGACACCGGAACAGCTTGATGCCCTGCTGACTGCTTTCCCGCAGGCTGAGAATATCGTCCTGCTGCACGCTCTGCTTGACGGCCGCGACCGGCTGCAGGTTCCAACCCGTGATCATTTTAAAATTCTATATAAGCTGCTGGCTTCTATTGCTGCTACTGCAGTGCCGGAGCGTGAGGTGCTGCTGCGGCTCAGCCGCCAGTCCTCGTTAAGCGTGAGGATGCTGGGACGGATGCTGGATGTGTTCGAGGAGCTGGAGTTTATCGAGCGCACCGGCGGAATGGTCGTCTTTGTACCTGCGCCTGCAGCTAAAAGCCTGTCCGCATCCCGTCACTTTGTACGCCTGGGACAGACTGCAGAGATGGAGCAATATTTCTTAGACGGCAGCGCCCGTGAGCTGGAAAGCTGGATGCTGGCCCGCCGCCAGGGCGTGTCTTAG
- a CDS encoding cation diffusion facilitator family transporter, giving the protein MNDKQSPQRETVTWNGIVSDAVLALAKGGVGYFTGSKALLGDALYSGADAASRLAEALPWRPVKGKKSGTDRRAAAGKNGKEPIVTILFSVLILMAGLQMTFSAIRDLTRGHLSTVPPAALVTVLISILVKEGIFQYQYRYFKKAGDGSHAAYADSHRFSLYSSVAALIGITLSMIGGYINWSPLLYMDPVAALLTSCLILRKGYTMITASIYGKTRQELPSAEAANFIETVGRVHGVIRVEHLQAVEQGRYVNLQVKISVNPRITVMEAQDISECARKLLQHRFVHVGEVHMDVVPYDPGYPYKTNHQLADSDIPTLLQ; this is encoded by the coding sequence ATGAATGACAAACAATCACCGCAAAGGGAGACGGTTACCTGGAACGGGATCGTCAGTGATGCTGTTTTGGCTCTTGCCAAAGGCGGTGTCGGTTATTTCACGGGCAGTAAGGCATTGCTGGGCGATGCCTTATATTCCGGAGCAGACGCTGCATCCAGACTGGCGGAAGCTCTTCCATGGCGTCCGGTAAAGGGCAAAAAGTCCGGTACCGACCGCCGTGCTGCTGCCGGGAAGAACGGCAAAGAGCCGATTGTTACGATTCTTTTTTCTGTGCTGATCCTGATGGCCGGCCTGCAGATGACTTTTTCAGCCATCCGGGATTTGACCAGAGGGCATTTGTCAACTGTTCCGCCAGCTGCGCTTGTTACAGTTCTTATATCTATTTTAGTTAAAGAGGGCATCTTCCAGTATCAATACCGCTATTTCAAAAAAGCAGGAGACGGCAGCCATGCCGCTTATGCAGACAGCCACCGTTTTAGTCTTTACAGCTCGGTGGCCGCTTTAATCGGGATTACACTGTCTATGATCGGGGGGTATATCAACTGGAGTCCGTTGCTATACATGGACCCGGTAGCAGCCCTGCTGACAAGCTGCCTGATTCTCCGCAAAGGCTATACGATGATTACTGCTTCGATATACGGCAAGACCCGTCAGGAGCTTCCTTCTGCGGAGGCGGCCAATTTTATTGAAACGGTTGGACGGGTGCATGGAGTGATCCGGGTGGAGCATCTTCAGGCAGTGGAACAGGGCCGGTACGTCAATCTCCAGGTCAAAATCAGCGTCAATCCGCGGATTACAGTAATGGAAGCCCAGGATATTTCAGAGTGTGCCAGAAAGCTGCTGCAGCACCGCTTTGTCCATGTAGGTGAGGTTCATATGGATGTTGTGCCTTACGATCCGGGCTATCCGTACAAAACCAATCATCAGCTTGCGGACAGTGATATCCCGACGCTGCTTCAGTAA
- the secF gene encoding protein translocase subunit SecF, which translates to MRFNKDMDYVHWSKYFFSFSIVLTVLGVVFLGFLGLNYSVDFKAGSNVDVSLTKSITQAELQPALDSLNFEHAPSITFGESRVNIRYDEVLENEQSEALKAEISKLDPQASYEINTVDTEMARELARNAIYSVLLSSLGIIIYVSIRFEWRFALASIVALLHDAFMVVAVFSIFRLEVDITFIVAVLTIIGYSINDTIVIFDRIRENLRFGKQKTYEDLKVLVNKSISQTLMRSLYTAFTVFIAAFFLLVMGGESIKMFSLAMVIGLLFGAYSSIFIASPLWLLLKKRQKPAVKNNPA; encoded by the coding sequence GTGCGCTTTAATAAAGATATGGATTACGTGCATTGGAGTAAATACTTCTTTAGTTTCTCCATTGTACTTACAGTACTAGGAGTAGTTTTCCTGGGATTTTTGGGACTTAACTACAGCGTCGATTTTAAGGCGGGTTCGAACGTCGATGTGTCATTAACCAAGAGCATTACACAGGCCGAACTTCAGCCTGCTCTGGATAGTCTGAATTTCGAGCATGCTCCGAGTATTACGTTCGGTGAAAGCCGGGTCAATATCCGTTATGATGAAGTACTGGAAAATGAGCAGAGTGAAGCTCTCAAAGCAGAGATCAGCAAGCTTGATCCCCAGGCATCTTATGAGATCAACACCGTTGATACGGAAATGGCCAGAGAGCTTGCACGTAACGCGATTTATTCGGTGCTTCTCTCAAGCTTAGGGATTATTATCTATGTAAGTATCCGTTTTGAATGGCGTTTTGCACTGGCATCAATTGTAGCGCTGCTCCATGATGCGTTTATGGTTGTAGCGGTGTTTTCAATCTTCCGTCTTGAGGTGGATATAACCTTTATCGTCGCTGTGCTTACGATTATCGGTTACTCCATCAATGACACGATCGTTATCTTTGACCGGATCCGTGAAAATCTGCGTTTCGGCAAACAGAAAACATATGAGGATCTCAAAGTGCTGGTTAACAAGAGTATCAGCCAGACGCTTATGCGGTCCCTCTATACAGCCTTTACGGTGTTCATTGCCGCTTTCTTCCTGCTGGTGATGGGCGGAGAATCCATTAAAATGTTCTCCCTTGCCATGGTTATCGGTCTGCTCTTCGGAGCATACTCCTCCATCTTTATTGCTAGCCCGCTCTGGCTGCTGCTCAAAAAGCGCCAGAAGCCTGCTGTGAAGAACAATCCGGCCTAA
- the secD gene encoding protein translocase subunit SecD, translated as MKRLLSFIITVLVLTGVMAFTTPGLLDKVRLGLDLKGGFEILYQASPMDTGGELTRASLQQTAKSLEKRANALGTSEPEVTTEGTDRIRLKIAGVTDEAEVREKMKEPAVLTFRSAAEGDAAGVYSKIELVGSDFVEGAAEVQRSNLNQPEISISIKDKDKFAEITKRLLGKELAIYLDENLLSAPFVRAELTDGKASISGNYTLDEARELADTINLGALPLKLTEKYSQSVGATLGKQSLDQTVKAGIVGSVIILIFMIAMYRLPGILASFALILHTWLLILVFVVADFTLTLPGIAAFILGIGMAVDANIITNERIREEMRSGKSIMSSVKAGNKTSFRTVMDANVTTIIVAAVMFAFGTGAVKGFALILIVEIVLSILTNLYFTHWLLSVLVKAGALKKPKQFGVKESDIRAL; from the coding sequence ATGAAGAGACTGTTGAGCTTTATCATTACCGTGCTCGTTTTAACCGGCGTCATGGCGTTTACAACCCCCGGTCTGCTGGACAAGGTCCGTCTGGGTCTTGACCTGAAAGGCGGATTCGAGATTCTGTACCAGGCCTCGCCGATGGATACCGGCGGCGAACTGACCAGAGCTTCTCTGCAGCAGACTGCAAAGAGCCTGGAGAAGCGCGCCAACGCGCTGGGTACAAGCGAGCCGGAAGTGACAACGGAGGGAACAGACCGCATTCGTCTGAAGATTGCCGGTGTTACTGACGAGGCTGAAGTCCGCGAGAAGATGAAAGAACCTGCCGTATTGACATTCCGCAGTGCCGCCGAAGGCGATGCAGCGGGAGTATACAGCAAGATTGAGCTCGTGGGCAGTGATTTTGTTGAAGGTGCGGCAGAGGTTCAACGCAGCAATCTGAACCAGCCGGAAATCAGCATCAGCATTAAGGACAAGGATAAATTCGCTGAAATTACCAAGCGCCTGCTTGGGAAAGAGCTTGCTATTTATTTGGATGAAAACCTGCTGTCGGCTCCATTTGTAAGAGCAGAGCTTACTGACGGCAAGGCATCAATCTCCGGTAACTATACGTTAGATGAAGCACGTGAACTGGCAGATACCATTAACCTCGGCGCACTGCCGCTGAAGCTGACCGAGAAATATTCGCAAAGCGTCGGCGCAACCCTTGGTAAACAGTCTCTTGACCAAACGGTTAAGGCAGGTATCGTTGGTTCAGTGATTATTCTGATCTTTATGATCGCAATGTACCGGCTTCCCGGTATTCTGGCCAGCTTCGCGCTGATCCTGCATACCTGGCTGCTGATTCTTGTATTTGTAGTTGCTGACTTTACCCTGACCCTTCCGGGTATCGCCGCATTTATCCTCGGTATAGGGATGGCGGTCGATGCCAATATCATTACCAATGAACGGATAAGAGAAGAGATGCGCAGCGGCAAGAGTATTATGTCCTCTGTCAAAGCAGGTAACAAAACCTCCTTCCGTACTGTTATGGACGCCAACGTAACGACGATTATCGTTGCGGCTGTGATGTTCGCTTTCGGTACAGGTGCGGTTAAGGGCTTTGCACTGATACTGATTGTAGAAATTGTGCTCAGTATCTTGACCAACCTCTATTTTACCCATTGGCTGCTGTCCGTGCTGGTTAAAGCCGGCGCGCTGAAGAAACCTAAGCAATTTGGGGTAAAGGAGAGTGACATCCGTGCGCTTTAA
- a CDS encoding post-transcriptional regulator: MESEPWKYDELSDVIEAMCASKAEEFRLLGYEYVTGKDIWECISRNYAKDGQPPLYKLVNDIYSLKVTSYMNYLMLAAYRGIT; encoded by the coding sequence GTGGAATCGGAACCATGGAAGTACGACGAGCTTAGTGATGTGATCGAGGCCATGTGCGCAAGCAAAGCGGAGGAATTCCGCCTTTTGGGCTATGAATATGTAACGGGCAAGGATATCTGGGAGTGCATCAGCCGGAATTATGCCAAGGATGGCCAGCCGCCCCTGTACAAGCTGGTAAATGATATTTATTCACTGAAAGTCACAAGTTATATGAATTATCTGATGCTTGCAGCTTACCGCGGAATCACCTGA
- the spoVB gene encoding stage V sporulation protein B yields MILLAAGMINRMLGFIPRIALPRIIGAEGVGLYQLGYPFFIVLITVITGGLPLAIAKMVAEAEGENRPEQSRRILRTGLTLSFSLGMLFTLVALLSASWVSNVILTDSRVYYTFVSMTPMISIVAVSAVYRGYFQGRQNMIPSALSSVLESVIRIFFMLWFSYLLLPKGMAFAAAGAMLGVTVGELIGMLALLVQYFFITKADRSESDHTKAAPDQELQPDNSNTKGTQASPLLTRMLGIAVPVTAGRLVGSFSYLLESIITARSLALAGLATAAATAQYGSLQGMVIPLLLLPGVLSSSLAVSLVPSLSEAAARRDLPAIHKRMHQALRLAMVSGAPFSAIMYVLAEPLCTLMYGNADTAPMLRLMAPFALFLYVQAPLQAALQAMDRPGRALINTLAGAVIKILLILMLASRPEYGIYGAIIAIIVNSILVTLLHYSSVVKLIQLSLRVKDPLKTITAMIIMAAGTSYVYHAVPLSGTMWLQFLFAAASGMALYLGICLLSGLISVRDLERVPFFKRRR; encoded by the coding sequence ATGATCCTGCTGGCCGCAGGCATGATTAACCGGATGCTTGGCTTTATTCCCCGAATTGCCTTGCCGCGGATTATCGGTGCTGAGGGAGTCGGCTTATACCAGCTGGGATATCCTTTTTTTATCGTGCTGATTACGGTTATTACCGGCGGCCTGCCGCTCGCTATTGCAAAAATGGTAGCCGAAGCAGAGGGTGAAAACCGCCCTGAGCAGTCACGCCGCATACTGCGGACCGGGCTTACCTTAAGCTTTTCGCTGGGCATGCTGTTTACTTTGGTTGCTCTGCTTAGCGCCTCTTGGGTATCCAACGTTATTTTAACGGACAGCCGTGTATATTACACCTTTGTCAGCATGACACCAATGATATCGATCGTGGCTGTCTCCGCTGTATACCGCGGATATTTTCAGGGCAGGCAGAACATGATTCCCTCGGCACTTTCATCGGTGCTGGAATCGGTGATCCGGATTTTCTTCATGCTGTGGTTCTCCTATCTGCTGCTCCCCAAAGGAATGGCCTTTGCCGCGGCAGGAGCGATGCTCGGAGTCACAGTCGGGGAATTAATTGGGATGCTGGCACTGCTGGTCCAGTACTTTTTTATTACCAAAGCAGACAGGTCTGAGAGTGATCATACAAAAGCTGCACCGGATCAGGAGCTCCAGCCGGACAATTCGAACACAAAAGGGACACAAGCCAGCCCGCTGCTTACACGCATGCTTGGCATTGCTGTTCCAGTCACGGCAGGCCGTCTGGTCGGCTCCTTCTCCTATTTGCTGGAGTCGATCATTACCGCCCGCAGTCTGGCACTTGCCGGGCTTGCGACAGCCGCCGCCACTGCACAGTACGGTTCTTTGCAGGGGATGGTCATCCCGCTGCTGCTGCTGCCGGGGGTACTCAGCTCCTCCCTTGCGGTTTCGTTAGTCCCCTCCCTGTCAGAAGCGGCAGCACGCCGCGATCTGCCGGCAATACATAAGCGGATGCATCAGGCTCTGCGGCTTGCAATGGTGTCAGGCGCTCCCTTTTCCGCTATCATGTATGTCCTGGCTGAACCGCTGTGTACGCTGATGTACGGCAATGCGGACACAGCACCGATGCTGCGTCTGATGGCCCCGTTCGCCCTGTTTCTGTATGTCCAGGCTCCGCTTCAGGCTGCCCTTCAGGCGATGGACCGGCCGGGACGCGCCCTCATCAATACACTGGCCGGTGCCGTAATCAAAATCCTGCTCATTCTCATGCTGGCCTCCCGGCCGGAATACGGAATATACGGTGCCATTATAGCGATTATCGTTAACAGCATTCTGGTTACGCTGCTGCATTATTCAAGTGTGGTGAAGCTGATTCAACTGTCACTGAGAGTCAAGGACCCGCTTAAAACAATAACAGCCATGATCATCATGGCTGCCGGCACATCCTATGTGTATCATGCTGTACCGCTCTCCGGTACCATGTGGCTGCAGTTCCTGTTCGCTGCCGCAAGCGGCATGGCGCTGTACCTTGGTATCTGCCTGCTGTCCGGCCTGATCTCCGTCAGGGACCTTGAGCGGGTCCCGTTCTTCAAACGGCGGCGCTAG
- a CDS encoding DUF421 domain-containing protein has product MLQHIASHVFLTVLMYFFIFLCMRIMGKREIGKLSVFDLTISIMIAEIAVFVIDDIERPISDGVIPMVTLVAIQILVAQLSLKSRKLRLLVDGRPSVLISNGKLHRSEMRRQRYNMDDLLLQLRGQNIVSPADVEFAILETSGQLTVIEKNKNVSSSNQSGNSSDNAGNKEQDSGSDSGGSGNSGGSGKAAGVNLSKSKIRYEGLPVPLIMDGKVQDDNLELIGKNRFWLRTQIRQKGVSDFRDVFLCSVDHTGKIYVDRLRSR; this is encoded by the coding sequence ATGCTCCAGCATATTGCCAGCCATGTCTTTCTGACCGTGCTGATGTATTTCTTCATTTTCCTGTGCATGCGGATTATGGGAAAGCGGGAAATCGGCAAGCTGTCTGTGTTTGACCTGACAATCTCCATTATGATTGCGGAGATTGCTGTTTTCGTCATTGACGATATCGAGCGGCCGATTTCTGACGGGGTCATTCCTATGGTTACCTTAGTTGCGATCCAGATCCTTGTCGCACAGCTCAGCCTCAAAAGCAGAAAGCTGCGGCTGCTGGTTGACGGCAGACCCAGTGTACTGATCTCCAACGGCAAGCTGCACCGGAGTGAAATGCGCAGACAGCGCTATAATATGGATGATCTGCTGCTGCAGCTGCGCGGCCAGAATATTGTCAGTCCCGCTGATGTCGAATTTGCCATTCTGGAGACCAGCGGCCAGCTGACTGTAATTGAAAAGAATAAAAATGTCTCATCGTCGAACCAGTCCGGCAACAGCAGCGATAATGCCGGAAATAAGGAGCAGGATTCAGGTAGCGATTCTGGCGGTTCCGGGAATTCCGGAGGCTCCGGCAAAGCTGCAGGTGTTAATCTGTCCAAGAGTAAAATCCGTTACGAGGGTCTTCCCGTTCCGCTGATTATGGACGGAAAGGTGCAGGATGATAACCTGGAGCTGATCGGCAAAAACCGCTTTTGGCTGCGGACGCAAATCCGGCAGAAGGGCGTCTCCGATTTCCGTGATGTGTTTTTGTGCTCAGTGGATCATACCGGTAAAATTTATGTAGACCGGCTGCGCAGCCGCTGA
- a CDS encoding TIGR04086 family membrane protein, producing MYLIRRLFSWRISSPVLSGLCRSFTWMLLGAVVLSLLLWSSGMKEQDLAMYTYIVHGIAAAFGGLTAGRRAASRGWYQGALTGIFYGVIVLLVGFLALDSSPSGMDVVWVLVAAVIGALGGIFGVNLQKS from the coding sequence ATGTATTTAATCCGGCGTCTGTTCTCATGGAGAATATCTAGTCCTGTGCTTTCCGGGTTGTGCCGCTCCTTTACCTGGATGCTGCTGGGGGCTGTAGTCCTTTCGCTTCTGCTGTGGAGCAGCGGGATGAAGGAGCAGGACCTGGCGATGTACACCTACATAGTGCATGGCATTGCTGCCGCCTTCGGCGGGCTTACGGCCGGACGGAGAGCAGCCAGCAGAGGCTGGTATCAAGGCGCGCTGACAGGGATTTTTTACGGAGTGATTGTGCTGCTGGTCGGATTCCTGGCACTGGACAGCTCCCCCTCAGGCATGGACGTGGTATGGGTGCTGGTAGCTGCAGTGATTGGCGCGCTCGGCGGAATATTTGGGGTTAATTTACAAAAATCCTAG